The stretch of DNA AAGATGCCATCCGATTGAAATCGTGCTCTCTTCCCCTGGTTAGTCTGCCTGGATTTCCAGAATGCTGCGCTTCTCCGCTCACCGTCCTTGAGTGTTAGTGTGTTACCATTGCAAGTGCACGAGCAAATAAAGCAAGAAAGTAAATGACTGGAATGAAGAAAAATGATAAAGACAGGAAGGATACTGGTTtaaacattttatcaaacaggtGGCGTTCATACCGCCGACGAAAATACAGTagcaataataacaataagaaGAATAATTAACGATAACAAGATAGGAAGAAGAGAATTAACGTACCTGCCCACATGAAATTCAACTAGGGATTGGTTGCTGCAGACTGCAGTGGATGTTTTTGCAGAACAGTTGGCTTCGCAATTGGGGTTTGagctcttctttttttcttgaattttccCCCCTTCATGGGCCGTTTGGTTTGCTTTGAAATAAATTCCACATAATTAGAAttactaaaatttaataaaaagaacATTTTATACTTTGTTCCGTTCATAAGAAATCATTTTAAAAGGTAATTTTTATCTAATTACAGGCCATACTTTACGTATGCAAATAGTGTATATTAaatatacttattatttataaatatataaaaaatatacttattatttatgatccacacaaaGGAATAATGGTTGTATCAGATTAGTCTAATTAAAAACCTCTCATAAAAATGAGAATGCAAGACACCTACTAACCAAATTTCAGCAGTATTTAGGAACAAATGTTCAGCTCATTCAATCAAAAAAAATGTTAACATATCTTCGTTAATTACGCATGCATAAGTTACATTCTTTCCAAAGGATTGAATCTCCAACCCTAATTATCCTCACATTAGTCAGATAGAACATCTAGAAAGATGCAAATTATGATTATTCAAATGTATACAGACCCTAGGCTTTTACTCATTATACACAATGAACCCTTCACTTTAttccttatttttctttctaaacTTAATCACGGTAACCAACTAAGCTGCATACACAGACTTGTATAAATTACTTTAACACTACTACTTCCTTCTCAAAATAGAGAGAACTCTATTCAACTTCAAATGTGGTCTACAAGaagattttaaataatttataaattttagtattaacaGTTTGACATTTTGTTCAAATCAACTATATTATAATAGTTTTTGTAATAcatgaattaaatatttaaatatattcttctcaaaaagttgaatcttcaactctaataaaaaatatttgattatatattcattttaagttacatatttttctattaaataattatattttaatattatgtaataatattcATCTCACattgatagcgtaaatggaacCGGGGGTTATGATTACACTACGAATACGTATGTTTGTCAATAAGTGGGAGGGCGCTCGTAGGTCAGCCGGTCGGTCTACCGTAGGGCGATCGGGCAGTCCAAGACTGAGAAATATCCCGAGTGGTAAGTAGTTACGAGCGGGTCGCTTAGAATAGCGCAGGCTGCTATTGTAGGGTGGTCAGGTTGCAATTACAAAGCGGGAATTACAAGTGAACGGTTACACGGGGTGTAGACCGTGATATAGATTGATGTTGTAGGGTGAGATTACAAGTAGTGAGTAGTAGTAGTTACAATCAGATGGAGATGAGAAGTGAGGGGGAGACCCCTCTTATTTATACTAAATCAAGTCGGTCTACGCATTTAATGCACCAGCTGCAAGTGGTTTGACGTGACGTCTTCTTATTGGCTTGGTCAGGCGGTCACTCTACAGGCTACGCGTAGGTTGACTGGTCGAGGTTGCAGAGCCGCAAGTTGTCAATCGCCGGCCTGCAGGCGCAAGTTGAACTGCTTTACTTGTTGTGTAAGATAAGGTTTCAGCTTGCAGGTTGCGTCATCTTGTTGACCGACCGGTCATCCTATGGTAAACCGGTCATCCTACCGTAGACCGGTCATCCTACGGTAGACCGGTCGGGTGTGTTTCCGTCGGGGCGACTCCAATGGTGATCCGAGAGCATTTTTGTCACAAGGCCTATCGATACGGGCGGTACGGttgatcacaagtgatttattccGGCCGGGTTGATGGCTATGACGGACTGGTCAGGTGACTTCTTGTTGGAGCGACTATACGGGTCAATCCTttgtgcgtatttacccatcacacaTATCACATGAGTCGCATACTAATTCtaagatataaaataaaataaaataaaataaaaacagtcTTCGCCATTCAAAGAAAAGTCTTGATAACAATACCCAACATCATCGATCATCATCATGTTGTACTATGACATCAAATTAGaatatcaaaaagaaaaaaacatgatTAAACACCAAAATCCCGCTCAAAAATAATCACAATATGTATCAAAGTCATTGAAACCACATTCAATATCATCCCAAGTAGCATCACCACATTCTTGCCCAAAATCCTCCCATGGCTCCCAATAATCAAACTCATGCTCAAAGTCATCTACATACTCAGTAAAACCATTCCAAACAAACTCAAAATCACAGCCATTCAAATCACTCCCGACACGGATCCGACGGACGGAGGAGGAGTTGCCGCCGTCGCTATCATAGTCTATCCCAAAATCATTCGAACAAACATCAGAATCTTCGTCATAATCATCCAAATCCAAATAGCCATCAAAATCTAGCTCAAACACATCACACCAAGACTCCGTATCAAACATTGTACCAGCTTTGAATCAGTGTTCGTTGCAAATATGAGCCTAGCAGGGACTTTATAGAGCATATATGGAAGGCCAGTGGTTAGAATTCAGAAagtcatttaatttaatacacTATTTATTAGATAAACCCATCCAATGCCCTCGACCTGCCAACTCGTGCTGATTTCCAACCAAAATTGATGATATCAATAAATAATGTTGAACTGACTAGATGATGTCAACCGGCCAAAAACTATAGAAAAGCAAGTACATTAATTAATAGCAAAATAGAAAAATAGAGGGATAGAACAGACTCCACATTTAATTTCTAGGTGATGGGCAACTGCCTAGTACCCGCAACGAGCTTACCACTCACACGGTAGCtgccaagttttttttttttttcgtactacattacaatgtagtatctgttcataactacttttatatatatggtagtgtaatcgggtgccactagaccatcgTCTTTGACGTCAAGTTTGATCATGCGTTCTTTGGCGTCAAGTTAAATCATATACGGTGCCTGCAATGTGTTGCTCATGAACCAAGTTACCGGTTAATTACATGGTGGATGTCATGACCACTTATAATCTTAAAGTATACAAATGATCAATATTAGTCCCTGATGACTATTGTATTTTTATCACATTTAATCTGGTAGGGTTGTCATAATTTAATGATCACCTAGGTAAGAGACCTAATATACGGTAAGGAGCCACTTCTACAAGAACTTTAATCATGCATCTCCAAAAGTGATCTATAAGTTTCCAACAACTTAAAATTTGATCCTTTAATTGTTTGAGATGTATGTGTTGATTTTGCTACAACATAAGACTAATTACACACTCGTTCTTCCATTAAATCTTCCATAGATAAAACCATAAAAGTGCGAAGAATCTTCCAACCTTAAAAGTACGACGATCGAATTGCTTCTGTTTACCATTGTTTGTTTGGGTAgtattaaaaacaaaagagaatcataatattaagaagaaaaaaccaacttcacaaattaaaaattatgataCATGAAATGATAATAAAACAAAGCGAAGCCCTTCCATTTTGATTAAACAAAAACCATAAAAGtccatacatgcatgcatgcatgcatgcgaTCAAACAAAACAACAGAAACTAAAGCAACATCCTTAAAACTACTACATCACCACAATTAACACCAGAACAACCAAACATCTGCATATCTGGAACAGAGGATGATTACTTGTCACGAAGACTACGGAAATAGGAAGCGGGATCACGCTCAAAGTCATCCCTGAAGATGCGATAATCCCTGCCAGGAGCCTTCATCGTCGGGCGGTCGCCTTTCGAGCCTCCGAAAAGCTCACAGCCGTCCAGATGACTAAACCCACAATAGCCACAACACCGCCGCCGATGGCTGCGCCACTCACCTTCTTCTCCGACGGTTGCCCACAACTGTTGCTTCCTTCATGcgaacccattgcactgccttTCTACCTGCTCGTACGTAGTGTGCTTCGAATTAAAGCTAAGGTACAACGTCAACAACATAGCATGGTATTTATAGCACAGACATGGAAGATCAAAGGACGGACAGACAGTAAATTATTACACTTTACTTTCGTgaatatttccaatgaaatttGTGGATACCAAGAAGCTCTGGGTGGAGTGAATTGTACTACATGCCAGTATCTAGGGAATATCATTATATCAACGCCCAAGAGCtcattaattataccaagaagCTTTGGGTAGCAGAGCACTACTCGAGAATTGTAGTAGGTAAAGGGATTATAGTTGACAAGTTACTGTTAATAGCACATTCTTGTTTTTGAATACTatggattctttttttttttttttttttgaatactatggATTCTATTACTCCATGTAAGGTAATATCTGTTCAATATACATTCTCTATCTGTTATAATTCAAATAGTCAATAATTCACTATTGGAGGCAGGAGTTCAATTCTGTGACTTTCTCTAAAAGAGAGACACAGATGTGCCAGCTGAGCACAATGTGTTTGACAATAGCACACTCGATCTAGTTATTAACAATTGATCAATCATTATCAATGACCATGGCTCACAATTgacataaggtacattatttgagtattgaaaattcattatttggtaATGAATACACAATAATTGTACcttcaatatattaataatgaatatatattcattgtcCGAATATAATTTGCCTAGTTTGACCAACTTCACTAAAATGTCCCCtcattatacaattttattgcTTACAAACTGCACTAGACATGCTTACAAAATGCGAAATTCCCTTCCTGAAGTCCCACATTCAAGGCCGACAAAATAATGGAAGGATAGATCAGACTCCATTCCTAGGTGGGAGAACCACTGCCTATATACTGCACACAACGAGGCCACCACTCACACTATAGTTGTCAAGTTTAATTACGTGTCCTTACCCACAATTTATTATCTAGAAACCAACTGTAGATGCGAGCCATCCAATATACTTATCAAATCCTATGGAGGATGACTTGAACTCCATGTTTTGGTCTCACCATGAAAAGCTGAAGTGGGGAGTGAACATAAGATGAAGACAGCGCAACCGAGTAGCGTTGCAGGATCATAGACAGAACAACCTTAGCCTCAGCCATGGCAAAGTTTAAGCCCAGACAAGTACGAGGTCCATATCCGAATGGCAATAAGGCAATTGGATGGTTGTTTGTGGCTTTGACCACTCCTTCTGCAAATCTTTCTGGCTTAAACTTATGAACATCTTTACCCCATATCTCAGGATCGTGTTGAAGTGCAAGAGGTGAAATGTAGAGATGAATATTAGGCGGTAGAGTTATGTTCCCTAGAACAACATTCTTCTCAACCTTCCTCTTTATGTAAGGCACCGGAGGATATAATCTTAAGGTTTCTTCAAGAATCATGTTCATCtgcaacaacaaaacaaaacaagaatcATGACATCTCTGTTGTAAATTTGAGGCAACGTCAACTAAAGCTGACACTCTTTAAGTAAAAGGAGAACACAACTGAAGCAGAAAATAAAGTATGTGGCGTGTTacaattgaattttaatttattagtacTTACAATTTTCAATCTTGCAATGCCATAAGGGGTGGGATTCTCTTGCCCAAACACTTCCATGACCTCTTTCCTTGCTCTCTCTTGCCAATCCTCATGTGTAGCTAGAAGGAGAGTTGCCCATCCAAGCAAAGACGTCGTCGTTTCGTGCCCCGCCAAATAGAATGTTTTGCATTCATCAACCATGTCTTGTATGCAAATTTGGTTATTGTCACCATTTTCTTGATTATTAGCCTCCAAGAGTTTCTCAAGAAAATCATCACTTCTTATTCTTCTAGAGCCTTTTGGTTCCCCAGTTTTTGTCTGCTCTCTCTTCTTTATAATCTGAATTATTCCATTTCTGATACCTTCCTCAAGTTTCTCAGATTCCAGTTCATCACTGTTCTTCATGATTCTACTGATCCCTGGAAACCTAACATTCAGAGCATTCTTGGAGACTAAGGTTGTTAGCTTTATCAGCATCTCAAATATGTTTTTCCCTTCCAAGTAATTGCTTCCAAAAGCTGTCCTGGAAATCACTTCTGATGTTAACAGCCTGAACTCCTCAAAAGCTTCAATCTCTTTCCCTTCGTGTTCCTTCCATGCCTCCAGCATTGTTTCTGCACTTTCGATCATGGCTGGAAACATACCCTGCAGTAAGACACATCAGTGTACAGTTCATCTAATAGCCAATAAGAATATATTGCTTCTATGAAACTTGAAATTCTTGTTCATAAAAGACAAAATTTTTCCGCTCACTCCAAGATAATAGAGATATAAATTATAGTAACTCAACCACCCATTAAGTGGAAGAGCCAATATTTAGTGCCCACAAGGAGTCCATTACATTAGGTGTAACACCAAGGCTGCGGTTGTCATGTTTGGTCATGTGCTTTTACCCACAATTTATTACCTACAAATTGAGCTGTCCGTgcaaataagaaattaaacctGAAAATTTTGTCAGCAAAATTCCCTTGCCCCCAGGTCCCAACACCTTGGCTTAACAGGATAGTAGAGAGATAAATCACGGATACTCAGCAACCCATTGGATGAGAGAACCAGTGCATAATGCCCATAACGAGCCGAGCTCACTACATTAGGTGTATCTCTCACACTTTAATTGTCCGTCTGAATTATGTGTTTTTGCCTATAATCTATCACCCAGGAATTGAGTGTGTGGgcaagaaatttaaaatttttgtccaCAAAAAACGAAATTCCGTTGCCTCAAGGCCCCGACACTCCAACTCAACAAGATACAAATAAATGACGGTGACTCAACGGCCCATTAAGTGAGAGAATCAGATGCCTACAACAAACTCACCGACCACCacattgaaatttgaatgtaacTTCCAGGCCACATTGCAAATATCAGAGTTGGGTCATGTGTCATTGTCCACGACCTACCCTAAAAAATCCTAAATTCTTGAAATGACAGGTAATTGATCTTACTCTGAGGCTTTCTCCATGGAAGACATTGTTGGCTAGTTTTCGCATTCTTGCCCACTTCTCCCCTTTTGATGATGAAACACCATCTCCTAGCAGCTTCTTGCTGAAGCCTTGAAGCTCTATTTTTGGGTAATTCCCCTTTCTGTCACTCAGTATCTCCTTCACAAGTTCTGGTTCAGTCACTACCAGCTCCGGTTGTGGCCCTAACCAGTAAAGAAAATTCGCCCCTACAGTTCAAAAACACACAAACATTGactcaacaaaacaaaacaacaattttAAGTTACTAGGAAACCCAACAAATTTAATCTGATAAATAACCAAGCAACTAACCATATAGCCTTTTCCAGGAATAAATGTGTGGTAATATTCTTGGAAATATGtgatgagacaagtcttccatgGGCTTGCTGGTGATTCCTCTTCTGGCTTCTGAGATTTCTTTGGTGTTTCCATGGAGGAATCTGTAAGAAGGCCCTTTGATCCCCTGGGAACTCATCAGCTTCTGTATATGAACAGGAGCCCACCATAGCTTTTCACACAACCATGCAGCTAACACCagcaaagaagaaatgaaaattatgATGATTATCATGTTAATTAACCTGCAATATTAATTCCCAAATGCATTATCTgctgaactttaaaaaaaaaaaaaacaagttccTGAATTGGGAATTTTGTGTTGCAGCTACAAGACAATTATATCTAAGATGCCATTCTTGACTTCATCTAAAAACTAAGTAGAATTCTTGAATTATATCAgtcaaataatattaaattgcaATAATTGTACTAACATCTCTTTTAATTTAATACTATATCCtctttaaacaattaaacatgagCTGTTCATTGAATTGATAGTGGTCCAAACATGCATGAAAAGCATCTATGTATGACTATTATAATATTAGGCActattgtacttttaattttaatgaacATTTAACGTAATCTAAGAAATTTCTGGTACACCCACTACTTAACCtacttattttattaaaattttgattcgCAGGAAAATCCTTAACTGTTCTGAGCGAAACCTATTTTGTAACCCTCTCCAGCAAAGAAGCTAGCCAGGCCAGATCCCCTTAACACAAGTCGGGACTTCTCATAAAGGGTCTTACACTTATGTTATTAGACAACCGGGTTCTTGGCATATCATGACATTATTGACACGTAGTCGTGGCTACCTAGAAAGTTTAAAGTATTTCTGCATTATTTATATCCATTGGCCATTATAAGAAcattatttaaagtttaaagtgtTCCATGGGCTTGCTTGGGATTTCTCTGATCTGTTGGTGTTTCAATTCCATGGAGGAATTTGTAAGAAGGGCCTTTAATTTGATCCCTTGGGACTTCATCAGCTTTTGTATGTGACGTGGAGTCCACTATAGCTTTCCACACAACCAAGCAATTACCAGCACAAAAGAAATGAAAACTATGGCTGCTATTGGGATCgctatttttttgtaattttgctaatatttcacAGAACGTTCTGACTATGACAGGAAGAGATTGAGAATTTTATACCCCAACTATAAGACAATTGTAGCAAAGATAACAGCTTTGGCTTCTGGTGGATTGAGGAAGCTACAACCTCGGATGATCATCCCACTAAACTAAATAATTGTACTTGGTAGTAcgagtaccaaaaaaaaaacaacaaatacaTAATGTATTTTGTGGTATCAATTCCTGGAATAGTGGATAGCTATGCTACAGGAAAAAAATTGAGGAATCAgcccaaaaaaacaaacaaattacaCTTTTTACTATATAACAAGTATCCACCCGGGTTCGGGGTT from Ipomoea triloba cultivar NCNSP0323 chromosome 7, ASM357664v1 encodes:
- the LOC116026263 gene encoding cytochrome P450 CYP749A22-like, with the protein product MIIIIIFISSLLVLAAWLCEKLWWAPVHIQKLMSSQGIKGPSYRFLHGNTKEISEARRGITSKPMEDLSHHIFPRILPHIYSWKRLYGANFLYWLGPQPELVVTEPELVKEILSDRKGNYPKIELQGFSKKLLGDGVSSSKGEKWARMRKLANNVFHGESLRGMFPAMIESAETMLEAWKEHEGKEIEAFEEFRLLTSEVISRTAFGSNYLEGKNIFEMLIKLTTLVSKNALNVRFPGISRIMKNSDELESEKLEEGIRNGIIQIIKKREQTKTGEPKGSRRIRSDDFLEKLLEANNQENGDNNQICIQDMVDECKTFYLAGHETTTSLLGWATLLLATHEDWQERARKEVMEVFGQENPTPYGIARLKIMNMILEETLRLYPPVPYIKRKVEKNVVLGNITLPPNIHLYISPLALQHDPEIWGKDVHKFKPERFAEGVVKATNNHPIALLPFGYGPRTCLGLNFAMAEAKVVLSMILQRYSVALSSSYVHSPLQLFMVRPKHGVQVILHRI